From a region of the Actinopolymorpha singaporensis genome:
- a CDS encoding TIGR03089 family protein produces the protein MATPNTPARVLAAALAADPATPFLTFYDDATGERVELSLATLDNWVAKTANLLQDGLGVDPGGRVAIMLPPHWQGAVWMLAAWSAGLTVTVDEGAGADLVVTGPDRLAELTTGPAAGAGDTVALALRPLGGPFTEPLPAGVLDYGAEVPGYADQFTAYVPVDPHSPALVAPDATLTGEELVAAAGRRAAEIGLEPGGRLLTDANPADPYGCLDALLAPLTQRGSVILVRNPDLAQVDRRCEVEKVTVTRLRAAGR, from the coding sequence GTGGCGACTCCGAACACTCCCGCGCGCGTGCTGGCCGCGGCCCTGGCGGCCGACCCGGCGACGCCGTTCCTCACCTTCTACGACGACGCGACCGGCGAACGCGTGGAGCTGTCCCTCGCGACGTTGGACAACTGGGTCGCCAAGACCGCGAACCTCCTCCAGGACGGCCTGGGGGTCGACCCCGGCGGCCGGGTGGCGATCATGCTGCCGCCGCACTGGCAGGGCGCGGTGTGGATGCTCGCCGCGTGGTCGGCCGGGCTCACCGTCACGGTGGACGAGGGAGCCGGCGCCGACCTCGTGGTCACCGGGCCGGACCGGCTGGCCGAGCTGACGACCGGACCCGCCGCCGGTGCCGGGGACACGGTGGCGCTCGCGCTGCGCCCGCTGGGCGGGCCGTTCACCGAGCCGCTGCCCGCGGGGGTGCTGGACTACGGCGCGGAGGTGCCGGGGTACGCCGACCAGTTCACGGCGTACGTCCCGGTCGATCCGCACTCTCCCGCCCTGGTCGCCCCCGACGCCACCCTCACCGGCGAGGAACTCGTCGCGGCCGCCGGGCGGCGTGCTGCGGAGATCGGCCTGGAGCCGGGCGGGCGGCTGCTCACCGACGCCAACCCGGCCGATCCGTACGGCTGCCTGGACGCACTGCTGGCCCCGCTGACGCAGCGGGGCTCGGTGATCCTGGTCCGCAACCCCGACCTCGCCCAGGTCGACCGGCGCTGTGAGGTGGAGAAGGTCACCGTCACCCGGCTCCGCGCGGCCGGCCGGTGA